The following coding sequences lie in one Notolabrus celidotus isolate fNotCel1 chromosome 20, fNotCel1.pri, whole genome shotgun sequence genomic window:
- the kat2a gene encoding histone acetyltransferase KAT2A — MSDPAAQALQPRLLQAQSAGSAGSSTAATGSGSGSSDPARPGLSQQQRASQKKAQVRAFPRAKKLEKLGVFSACKASDTCKCNGWKNPNPPSATRMDLQQQAASLSEPCRSCGHALADHVSHLENVSEEEINRLLGMVVDVENLFMSVHKEEDTDTKQVYFYLFKLLRKCILQMSQPVVEGSLGSPPFEKPNIEQGVLNFVQYKFSHLAPKERQTMFELSKMFLLCLNYWKLETPTQYRQRTQKDDGTAYKVDYTRWLCYCHVPQSNDSLPRYETTQVFGRSLLKSIFTVTRRQLLEKFRVEKDKLLPEKRTLILTHFPKFLSMLEEEIYGDNSPIWEADFTMPASDGTQLGHQTVISPAAVSGSPALPKGLSSISSLSSMDATGAEPITGEKRKLPDALTLEDAKRIRVMGDIPMELVNEVMMTITDPAAMLGPETNLLTPNAARDETARLEERRGIIEFHVIGNSLSQKSNKKILMWLVGLQNVFSHQLPRMPKEYITRLVFDPKHKTLALIKDGRVIGGICFRMFPTQGFTEIVFCAVTSNEQVKGYGTHLMNHLKEYHIKHNILYFLTYADEYAIGYFKKQGFSKDIKVPKSRYLGYIKDYEGATLMECELNPRIPYTELSHIIKRQKEIIKKLIERKQSQIRKVYPGLTCFKEGVRQIPVESIPGIRETGWKPSSKDKGKEVKDPDVLYNMLKNLLAQIKTHPDAWPFMEPVKKSEAPDYYEIIRFPIDLKTMTERLKNRYYVTKKLFIADLQRIISNCREYNPPDSEYCKCANTLEKFFYFKLKDGGLIEK, encoded by the exons ATGTCGGACCCGGCGGCGCAGGCCTTGCAACCCCGGCTTCTCCAAGCCCAGTCAGCTGGGTCAGCTGGGTCCAGTACTGCCGCGACAGGCTCTGGGTCCGGGAGCAGTGACCCGGCGAGACCGGGACTGAGCCAGCAACAGCGTGCAAGCCAGAAGAAAGCCCAAGTCCGAGCTTTCCCACGGGCGAAAAAGCTCGAGAAACTTGGCGTCTTCTCCGCATGCAAG GCAAGTGATACATGCAAGTGCAATGGGTGGAAAAATCCCAATCCACCGTCAGCCACACGGATGGACCTGCAGCAGCAAGCAGCCAGCCTGAGTGAGCCCTGCCGCAGCTGTGGACATGCTCTGG CTGATCATGTGTCCCATCTGGAGAATGTGTCTGAGGAGGAGATTAACAGGCTGCTGGGGATGGTGGTGGATGTGGAGAACCTGTTTATGTCCGTGCACAAAGAGGAGGACACTGACACCAAACAGGTCTACTTCTACCTTTTCAAG TTGCTGAGGAAATGCATCCTGCAGATGAGCCAGCCGGTTGTTGAGGGATCTCTTGGGAGTCCACCGTTTGAAAAGCCCAACATTGAGCAG GGAGTTTTAAATTTTGTTCAGTATAAGTTCAGCCACCTGGCACCAAAGGAAAGGCAGACCATGTTCGAGCTGTCAAAGATGTTCCTCTTGTGCCTAAACTACTGGAAGCTGGAGACGCCGACACAGTATCGCCAGCGCACCCAGAAAGACGATGGAACGGCATACAAGGTTGACTACaccag GTGGCTTTGCTACTGCCACGTCCCTCAGAGTAACGACAGCCTCCCGCGCTACGAGACCACTCAGGTGTTCGGCCGCAGTTTGCTCAAGTCCATCTTCACTGTGACACGTCGACAGCTGCTGGAGAAGTTCAGGGTGGAGAAGGACAAACTGCTACCAGAGAAACGCACACTCATCCTCACACACTTCCCCAA GTTCTTGTCCATGCTGGAGGAGGAAATCTACGGCGATAATTCACCCATCTGGGAGGCTGACTTCACCATGCCAGCCTCTGACGGCACACAGCTGGGGCATCAGACAG TGATCAGTCCGGCTGCAGTGTCCGGCTCTCCTGCACTGCCAAAGGGTCTGAGCAGTATCTCCTCTCTGAGCAGCATGGATGCTACAGGAGCAGAACCCATCACAG GAGAGAAACGTAAACTCCCTGACGCCCTCACCTTGGAGGACGCTAAGAGGATCCGTGTGATGGGGGACATTCCCATGGAGCTGGTCAATGAAGTCATGATGACAATCACTGACCCTGCTGCCATGCTGGGACCAGAG ACTAATCTGCTGACGCCTAACGCTGCCCGCGATGAGACTGCCAGGCTGGAGGAGAGGCGGGGCATCATAGAGTTCCATGTGATCGGAAACTCACTTTCCCAGAAGTCCAACAAGAAGATTCTGATGTGGCTGGTCGGCCTGCAGAATGTCTTCTCTCATCAGTTACCTCGCATGCCCAAAGAGTACATCACCAGGCTGGTGTTTGACCC GAAGCACAAGACCCTCGCTCTTATCAAGGACGGCCGTGTCATCGGTGGCATTTGTTTTAGGATGTTTCCCACTCAGGGCTTCACTGAGATTGTCTTCTGTGCCGTCACATCCAATGAGCAAGTTAAG GGCTACGGTACCCACCTGATGAACCACCTGAAAGAGTACCACATCAAACACAACATCCTCTATTTCCTCACGTATGCTGATGAGTACGCCATTGGCTACTTCAAGAAACAG GGCTTTTCCAAAGACATCAAAGTGCCGAAGAGTCGATACCTGGGATACATCAAAGACTATGAGGGAGCGACCCTCATGGAGTGTGAGCTGAACCCCAGAATCCCTTACACTGAGCTCTCCCATATCATTAAAAGACAGAAGGAG ATTATCAAGAAGCTGATTGAGAGGAAGCAGAGCCAGATCAGGAAGGTGTACCCGGGTCTCACCTGCTTCAAAGAGGGAGTGCGGCAGATCCCAGTGGAGAGCATCCCGGGCATAA gagAGACGGGCTGGAAACCCAGTAGCAAAGACAAAGG GAAAGAGGTGAAGGATCCTGATGTGTTATATAACATGTTAAAGAATCTCCTAGCCCAGATAAAG ACTCATCCTGATGCCTGGCCCTTCATGGAACCTGTGAAAAAATCAGAGGCTCCAGATTACTACGAGATCATCCGCTTTCCCATCG ACCTGAAGACCATGACGGAGAGACTTAAGAACAGATACTATGTGACCAAGAAGCTTTTCATTGCCGACCTGCAGCGGATCATCAGCAACTGCCGCGAGTACAACCCTCCAGACAGCGAGTACTGCAAGTGCGCCAACACCTTGGAGAAGTTCTtctacttcaaattaaaagacGGAGGCTTGATCGAGAAATGA
- the dhx58 gene encoding probable ATP-dependent RNA helicase DHX58, translated as MADFGLYGYQEEVVERAIRGENIIIWLPTGGGKTRAAVYVAKRHLETTRNAKVMVLVSTVHLADQHYEHEFKGPLGSDYTLASVSGEKEEKDFFGKVFEKADVVICTAQLLYNAMTNTEETKHVELSDITLLIIDECHHTNKDHVYNKIMACYVEKKLEGEQRLPQILGLTASPGAGGETILFRAVEHVLQICANLDSAIVSTKNYVPELKEKVPRPKKDYAIVEKRPKDPFGDHLKAMMSQIHEFMSIPPDFNLRQCGTQEYEMDVVMLEKRGVSDNNRRLARCAVHLRKYNDALLINDILQMMDAYCYMEEFYIPIFNSIIDGTETFLVGLYKDNQGELRTLASNPLYENPRMARLENILLKNFGPGLQSKGIIFSKTRHCAGRLNKWVLNNEALQDAGIKAAILTGAGSNINNMTLNEQENTIRSFRQDKLNLLISTSVAEEGLDIPECNLVVRYGLLTNEIAQQQASGRARARDSQYSVIAEEGGPEIRREKTNEFLEELTGKAIAQVQNMSLQEFRSKITELQKIAVNARKVVQSQQTAKRGFHAASRVQLLCRRCFKVVASGSDIRLVENMHHIIVNPDFKQHYKVGEQVFIDRTLGDWEPGCSISCNNGNCNQKWGCEMKYKKIALLPNIAIKNFAMDTPDGRITKKKWKDVTFTPEEFSFKEYCLGNVTDLFD; from the exons ATGGCAGATTTTGGGCTGTATGGGTACCAGGAAGAAGTGGTTGAAAGGGCTATTCGTGGAGAGAACATAATCATCTGGCTGCCGACAGGAGGTGGAAAGACTCGTGCTGCTGTTTATGTGGCCAAAAGACACCTAGAGACCACTAGGAATGCCAAAGTCATGGTCCTAGTAAGCACG GTTCACCTGGCAGACCAACATTATGAACATGAGTTCAAGGGTCCCCTGGGCAGTGACTACACCCTGGCGTCAGTCagtggagagaaagaggagaaggactTCTTTGGCAAAGTGTTTGAGAAAGCAGATGTGGTCATCTGCACAGCCCAGCTTTTGTACAATGCcatgacaaacacagaggaaaccAAGCATGTTGAGCTCTCAG ATATCACTCTTCTGATAATTGACGAGTGTCACCACACCAACAAGGACCACGTCTACAACAAGATAATGGCATGCTATGTAGAGAAAAAGTTAGAAGGAGAACAACGGCTGCCACAGATCCTTGGCCTCACTGCGTCACCGGGGGCAGGGGGTGAAACAATCTTGTTCAGAGCTGTGGAGCATGTACTGCAG ataTGTGCAAACCTTGATTCAGCCATCGTTTCAACGAAAAACTATGTGCCTGAGCTGAAGGAGAAAGTGCCCCGACCCAAGAAGGATTATGCCATTGTGGAGAAAAGGCCTAAG GATCCATTTGGGGATCATCTGAAGGCGATGATGAGCCAAATCCATGAGTTCATGAGCATCCCTCCAGACTTCAATCTGAGACAGTGTGGCACACAAGAGTACGAGATGGATGTGGTGATGCTGGAGAAGCGAG GTGTAAGCGACAACAACAGACGGTTAGCACGATGCGCAGTCCACCTCAGAAAGTACAACGACGCCCTGCTCATCAATGACATTCTGCAAATGATGGATGCCTATTGCTACATGGAGGAGTTCTACATCCCcatattcaattcaattatcGATGGAACAGAGACCTTCCTGGTGGGACTTTACAAag ATAATCAGGGGGAGCTGAGGACACTGGCAAGCAATCCCCTCTATGAGAACCCAAGGATGGCCAGACTGGAGAACATCCTGCTAAAGAACTTTGGTCCAGGTTTGCAATCAAAAGGGATCATCTTCAGCAAAACCCGTCATTGTGCAGGCCGCCTCAACAAATGGGTCCTCAACAATGAAGCCTTACAGGATGCCGGCATCAAGGCAGCCATCCTCACTGGAGCCGGCAGTAACATCAATAACATGACACTG AACGAGCAGGAAAACACAATCCGCAGTTTCCGCCAGGATAAACTCAACCTCCTGATCTCCACCAGCGTGGCTGAAGAAGGCCTTGACATCCCTGAGTGCAACCTGGTGGTCCGCTATGGGCTGCTTACGAACGAGATCGCCCAGCAGCAGGCCAGCGGACGAGCCAGAGCGAGAGACAGCCAGTATTCAGTGATCGCAGAGGAAGGGGGACCTGAAATACGCAGGGAGAAGACGAATGAATTCCTAGAAGAACTGACCGGAAAAGCCATTGCACAGGTGCAAAATATGAGCCTCCAGGAGTTTCGCAGCAAG ATAACTGAGCTACAAAAAATAGCTGTTAATGCCAGAAAAGTTGTTCAGAGCCAACAAACGGCAAAGAGGGGCTTTCACGCTGCTTCCCGTGTCCAGCTTTTGTGTCGTAGATGTTTCAAGGTTGTCGCTTCAGGCAGTGACATCAGACTTGTCGAGAATATGCACCATATCATCGTCAATCCGGACTTCAA ACAGCACTACAAAGTCGGTGAGCAGGTGTTCATAGACAGGACTTTGGGGGACTGGGAGCCTGGATGCTCAATCAGCTGCAATAATGGAAACTGCAACCAG AAATGGGGATGTGAGATGAAGTACAAGAAGATTGCCCTTCTGCCCAACATAGCCATTAAAAACTTTGCCATGGACACTCCTGATGGCCGGATCAccaagaagaagtggaaggacgTCACTTTCACTCCTGAGGAATTCAGCTTCAAAGAATACTGCCTCGGCAACGTAACAGATCTCTTTGATTGA